Genomic window (Acidobacteriota bacterium):
AGATCATCGAGATCGAGCCAGAGGAAGTCGCCAAGCTCATAGGTCTGATCGAGATTCTATTCAAGGAGTGCTACGTCGCGCGCCACGAGCGCGAGAACAGCCTGCGTGCAATCGCCGCGCTGGGGTCAGAGAAGGCGAAGGAGCAGAAGAAGTGATGTCGTCGATCTACCGATGGCTGCGCGATCCGTCATCCATGCGCGGCCAGATTCCACGAGAGGCAGGTACCCCGTGAACGACAAAGGGCTCGCCGAGGATCTGTTCTGGATTTGGTGCGGTGTCACATTCCTGTTACGACAGCAAGGTGCTTTGCCAGAGAACAGTGATGATGCCAAGTTCCTCACTGTTCTGAACGAGAGGATGCGCGACGTAGGGGTTCGGCTCTCCAGAGCGGGCGTGTTGTCGAGGAAAGCGGAAGTTCCAGAGGCGGCTCAGCGTGCTCTGCTGGATCTGATGACTGCTCGCCAGGACGGTCCGCGGTGACTACGCCCGCGTCTTGGCCGATCCGAACAGGTACCCCAGTACAAGGCTGATCAGGCTGAATGCGCCCGTGGCGAACTCTCGTTCGACAGCTTCCGGCGTCTCGGTGGTGTACCAGATGAAAACCAGCAAGAGCACCATCGCGACGGCCACGATGCCGGCGATATTGGTGGTGGCGTAGCGGGTTCCGAAGATGTGGCCGAGCCAGCCCAGATCCTGTTGCTGTACCGGGGGCTCCTTGTGACCACTCTGCGCTTCGATGGCGCGGATGGCCTGGGTGGCGACGTCCACCAGATGATCTAGGTGATCGCTAGTCATGGCTCCCGGAGCGCCTCCCCTGCGCGATCTTGAGGAGCGCCCTGTTGACGTTGTCGAAGACCTCGACTGCTGTCTTGAACTGAGGGGCTTCCGTGCGGCGCATGGTGGAGAGCATCTCCTCCAAGGTGCCGCTGACGTCGACTCCGAGGTTGGTCCAGTTGTTGGCCAACAGCACGAGAATCATCTCCATCGCGTCCTGCCGCTCACGCAACACGCGCAGTTCCTCTGCCGGTTCCAGATCTGGCGACATCGACTGCTGCGGTTCCTGTTGCGTGTGCACCGGATCTTCTGTCTGCATCGTCTGCATGGTGCCTTCCCCCTGCCCTGCATCCTACTACGCCCGTTTGATCCCCGCGTCCTTCCGCTTCTTCCGCTCCCGGCGGTACGGCCCCCGCGGCCCCGGCGGCTTGTCCCGAGCCTCGACCAGGCCCGTCAGCCAGTCCATGTCCCGCAGCTCGTCCGTCAGCCCCGCGGCCTGCGCCGGCGCGAGCCGCGTCGTGGTGTGCTGCCGGCACCAGTTGTGGTACACGACGTACAGCGCCACCTGGTACGCGTGGTTCGCGACCTTCTTCGAGAACCCGTTGGTCAGGCGCGTGAACCGCCTGTTGCCCATCCGGAAGTTCAGATTGCTGCGCTCCACGTACGACGTGCTGATGTAGCCGTCGATGGGGTCGCCCATGATCGGCACCTTCCGGACCGACGTGCAGACGCCGGGGCTGTAGCGCCGCTCGCGTTCCGGCTCTCCCTCCGCCGGCCCGTACGCCTTGATCACCTGGGCGAAGTCGACGTCGCCCCCGAACGCGCTCTCCACCGCATCCAGGTACGCGAGGAACCCGTCCGTCGACAACTGCACGCGCCCCGGCACGCGGAACGCCAGGTCGTGCATCAGCCTGTACGCCGAGCCCGAGTCGCGCGGGCCGAACACCCACGAGATGAGCATCTTCGAGTCGGCGTCGAGCCCTGTCCAGGTCCACACGTCGCCCGCGTCCGGCGGGGCCTTCCTTGCGTACGGGACGGTCTTCTGCTTGCAGTAGACGAACGACCACATCTCGTCCACCTGCACTCGCTTGGTGAGCCGCAGGTTGCGCACTGCCGCGTCGTGGAAGTCCATGCACGCCTTGCCGGCGTCGATCAGCAGCCGCGTGATCGTGTCGAGGTGGACCTTCTCGGCGCGCATGATCGACTTCATGCTGCAGCCCTCGACCAGCAGCGTCAGGATCTTCTCCCGCTTCGCCCGCGGCAACCTGTTCACTGTCGCCCT
Coding sequences:
- a CDS encoding IS1 family transposase — encoded protein: MNRLPRAKREKILTLLVEGCSMKSIMRAEKVHLDTITRLLIDAGKACMDFHDAAVRNLRLTKRVQVDEMWSFVYCKQKTVPYARKAPPDAGDVWTWTGLDADSKMLISWVFGPRDSGSAYRLMHDLAFRVPGRVQLSTDGFLAYLDAVESAFGGDVDFAQVIKAYGPAEGEPERERRYSPGVCTSVRKVPIMGDPIDGYISTSYVERSNLNFRMGNRRFTRLTNGFSKKVANHAYQVALYVVYHNWCRQHTTTRLAPAQAAGLTDELRDMDWLTGLVEARDKPPGPRGPYRRERKKRKDAGIKRA